The following coding sequences are from one Dreissena polymorpha isolate Duluth1 chromosome 8, UMN_Dpol_1.0, whole genome shotgun sequence window:
- the LOC127840774 gene encoding uncharacterized protein LOC127840774, which produces MGETPIKVYSPANIPILQVINKTLTFENPCENCTSAELNFSTGFLAITLYPLANGDEGTFQFRTEQIVLHCVTVYLYGKPSKPTIKVNNANKALLECDTLPVILSCSSWSTTAPSGHGLQMLYTWLQNEDVITTGGRFELASISSNTLTISEVYSNDTTHPFTCVATEQGANLSDYSNGYSLQINCECPTIERAFIRRGEQTVLNFTTSTVEDRTISVYTPRNGLIFQVNYASSKFYGPPWFRNCTEAPTTNFTTGVLDLLLYPVTYGFEGTYKYITDKTVLHCISVHLYGEPTKPSIQIHPSMVLEGGTVTLSCNSFSTTIPSGQNLKIVYSWKINDNKISPFDRFSLSIDTFNKLTISNVQKRDMTYSFSCIATEDGGDSSVESNSYAIEVQEIQEPYVTVMPSCPDSSLGSCLAKAEGIGAIVGAFISGGLIALIIVYVGKRNGLCCFNIASPTKISDGLINPGNEPNFANGAERATRTNFPPVSEDMYFDIQQISRGSSNDNHSQSPTHYDCLDFDQR; this is translated from the exons ATGGGTGAAACACCTATAAAAGTGTATTCACCAGCAAATATACCCATATTGCAAGTTATTAACAAAACGCTGACGTTTGAGAATCCATGTGAAAATTGCACTTCAGCTGAATTAAATTTTTCTACCGGATTTCTTGCAATAACTCTTTATCCTCTGGCGAATGGCGACGAGGGCACCTTCCAATTTCGAACTGAGCAAATAGTTCTACACTGTGTAACTGTGTATTTATATg GTAAACCTTCGAAACCAACGATCAAAGTAAACAATGCTAATAAGGCACTATTGGAATGCGACACTTTGCCTGTGATTTTGTCATGCTCTTCTTGGTCTACAACCGCTCCAAGCGGACATGGTCTGCAGATGTTGTATACATGGCTACAGAACGAAGACGTCATAACTACAGGAGGTAGATTTGAACTGGCTTCCATATCTTCAAACACGCTTACGATCTCGGAAGTTTACAGCAATGACACTACTCACCCGTTTACATGCGTAGCTACTGAGCAAGGTGCAAATCTTTCGGATTACAGCAATGGATATTCCTTACAAATAAACT GTGAATGTCCGACAATAGAGCGAGCCTTTATTCGGAGAGGAGAGCAAACCGTGCTTAACTTTACAACCAGCACAGTTGAGGACAGAACAATATCCGTGTATACACCTAGAAATGGGCTAATCTTCCAAGTCAATTATGCGAGTTCGAAATTCTACGGACCACCGTGGTTTAGAAATTGTACAGAAGCTCCAACAACCAATTTTACTACCGGAGTTCTTGACCTTTTACTGTACCCTGTGACTTATGGTTTCGAAGGAACCTATAAATACATAACCGATAAAACTGTCCTCCATTGCATCTCCGTTCATTTGTACG GTGAACCTACGAAACCATCCATACAAATACATCCCAGCATGGTGCTTGAAGGAGGGACCGTAACATTATCTTGCAATAGCTTTTCAACAACCATACCGTCTGGTCAGAATCTTAAAATCGTATATTCTTggaaaataaatgacaataaaataagCCCATTCGACAGATTTTCTTTGAGCATCGACACATTCAACAAGCTTACTATTTCAAACGTTCAGAAAAGGGATATGACATACAGCTTTTCGTGTATCGCAACTGAGGATGGTGGCGATTCGTCTGTTGAAAGCAACAGCTATGCCATAGAAGTACAAGAGATACAAG AGCCATACGTTACAGTAATGCCCAGTTGTCCAGATTCAAGTTTGGGCAGCTGCCTGGCTAAAGCAGAGGGCATCGGTGCGATTGTTGGGGCTTTTATTTCGGGTGGTCTCATAGCATTGATTATCGTCTACGTCGGTAAAAGAAATGGACTCTGCTGTTTTA ATATCGCATCACCAACCAAAATTTCCGATGGTTTAATCAACCCTGGTAATGAACCAAACTTTGCCAATGGCGCCGAAAGAGCTACCAGGACCAATTTTCCGCCTGTTTCCGAGG atatgtattttgacattcAGCAAATTTC TAGAGGCAGCTCTAATGATAATCATTCACAATCTCCTACGCATTATGACTGTTTGG ATTTTGACCAAAGGTAA